A stretch of Equus caballus isolate H_3958 breed thoroughbred chromosome 11, TB-T2T, whole genome shotgun sequence DNA encodes these proteins:
- the PIMREG gene encoding protein PIMREG encodes MASRWPGVGVSVRRRSLQDQEQLEETAVLQPAVGHPETSSRALGSLCRQFQRRLPLRAVSLNLGPGPSWKRLETPEPGQQGLQGAARSAKNALGAMSQRIQESCQSGTKWLVETQVKARRRKRGAQKGSSPPARSLSQRSTRLSAAAPAHATLDPCEREQLSLSAQRGPWGHPLRRSCREAAFRSPYSSTEPLCSPSESDSDLEPVGTGIQHLQKLSQELDEAIVAEESGDMTISLIRD; translated from the exons ATGGCCTCTCGGTGGCCGGGCGTGGGGGTCTCCGTGCGCCGAAGATCTCTCCAGGACcaggagcagctggaggagaCTGCGGTGCTGCAGCCTGCAGTCGGCCATCCGGAGACCTCCAGCCGGGCTCTGGGCTCCCTGTGCAGACAGTTCCAAAGGAGGCTGCCCCTGAGAGCAGTCAGCCTCAACCTGGGGCCCGGCCCCTCCTGGAAACGCCTGGAAACCCCAGAGCCAGGGCAGCAGGGTCTCCAGGGTGCGGCTCGCTCAGCTAAGAACGCCTTGGGTGCCATGTCCCAG AGAATCCAGGAGTCCTGCCAGAGTGGCACCAAGTGGCTGGTGGAAACCCAGGTGAaagccaggaggaggaagagaggggccCAGAAGGGCAGCAGCCCCCCAGCTCGCAGCCTGAGCCAGAGGAGCACCCGGCTGTCTGCAGCCGCCCCTGCCCATGCAACCCTGGACCCCTGCGAGAGGGAGCAGCTCAGCCTCTCAGCCCAGAGAGGCCCATGGGGCCACCCACTGCGGCGGTCCTGTAGGGAGGCTGCCTTCCGAAGCCCCTACTCCTCGACAGAGCCCCTCTGCTCCCCCAG TGAGTCTGACAGTGATCTAGAGCCTGTGGGGACAGGAATTCAGCACCTCCAGAAATTGTCCCAAGAGCTGGATGAGGCCATTGTCGCTGAAGAGAG TGGCGACATGACCATTTCTCTCATTCGTGACTGA
- the AIPL1 gene encoding aryl-hydrocarbon-interacting protein-like 1, which produces MDDTLLLNVEGVKKTILHGGTGELPNFITGSRVTFHFRTMKCDEERTVIDDSKQVGQPMHIIIGNMFKLEVWEILLTSMRVSEVAEFWCDTIHTGVYPILSRSLRQLAEGKDPTGWHVHTCGLANMFAYHTLGYEDLDELQKEPQPLIFVIELLQVEAPSEYQRETWNLSNAEKMQAVPLLHGEGNRLFKLGRYEAASAKYQEAIVCLRNLQTKEKPWEVQWLKLEKMINTLILNYCQCLLKKEEYYEVLEHTSDILRHHPGIVKAYYLRARAHAEVWNEAEAKADLEKVLELEPSMRKAVHRELRLLEGRLEEKREEERLRCRNMLG; this is translated from the exons ATGGACGACACTCTGCTCCTGAACGTGGAGGGGGTCAAGAAAACCATTCTGCACGGGGGCACGGGGGAGCTCCCAAACTTCATCACCGGATCCCGG GTGACCTTTCATTTCCGCACCATGAAATGTGATGAGGAGCGGACGGTGATAGATGACAGCAAGCAGGTGGGCCAGCCTATGCACATTATCATTGGGAACATGTTCAAGCTGGAGGTCTGGGAAATCCTGCTGACGTCCATGCGGGTCAGCGAGGTGGCCGAGTTCTGGTGCGACACCATC CACACAGGGGTCTACCCCATCCTGTCCCGGAGCCTGCGGCAGCTGGCGGAGGGCAAGGACCCCACCGGGTGGCACGTGCACACGTGCGGGCTGGCCAACATGTTCGCCTACCACACGCTGGGCTACGAGGACCTGGACGAGCTGCAGAAGGAGCCGCAGCCGCTCATCTTCGTGATCGAGCTGCTGCAG GTTGAGGCCCCGAGCGAGTACCAGAGGGAGACCTGGAACCTGAGTAACGCAGAGAAGATGCAGGCGGTTCCCCTCCTGCACGGGGAGGGGAACCGGCTCTTCAAGCTGGGCCGCTACGAGGCCGCCTCTGCCAAGTACCAGGAAGCCATCGTCTGCCTCCGGAACCTGCAGACCAAG GAGAAGCCCTGGGAGGTGCAGTGGCTGAAGCTGGAGAAGATGATCAACACGCTCATCCTCAACTACTGCCAGTGCCTGCTGAAAAAGGAGGAGTACTACGAGGTGCTGGAGCACACGAGCGACATCCTCCGGCACCACCCAG GCATCGTGAAAGCCTACTACCTGCGGGCCCGGGCTCACGCGGAGGTGTGGAACGAGGCAGAGGCCAAGGCGGACCTGGAGAAAGTGCTGGAGCTGGAGCCGTCCATGCGGAAGGCCGTGCACAGGGAGCTGAGGCTGCTGGAGGGCCGCCTGGAGGAGAAGCGCGAGGAGGAGCGGCTGCGCTGCAGGAACATGCTGGGCTAG